The sequence below is a genomic window from Aureispira sp. CCB-E.
TTTGAGCATCAAGCACTAGAAATTGCTTATGAAAATGAATTGCGTTCTGTCTTGGATTTGTTGTTTAATGAAGAACAAATGTTCCAACTAATTGATGAACAAGCGGCTTTTATTTATCAACCTAGTTTGAACTATTCGTTTGTTGATTTGGATAAGTTGCGATGGGGGCATGAATATGAAGGGAGCTTTGAGAACCAGATCGGTCAACTTAAGCGTTTTGTTCAGCGAAGACGTAAATTCATACTTCAAGAGATACTTCACGATAGTATTCCTGATACACCTACCATTACTTACCATGGTAGTTCACAATATGAGGTTGATGCCTTGAAATTTAAGATAGGGAACATTGATAGAGAAACAATACAAGCCGTAGAATGGCGTATTGCAGAAGTTAATAAGAAAGATCAAAAATTACATTCGGAAACAGATCCTAAAATCTATGAAATTGTGACTAAATGGGAGGGGAAGTATAGAACACCTTTTGAGACTTTACTTTCACTTCCATTGGGAGCAGTTCAGCCTAAGCATCGATATAGAATTCGAGTTCGGGTGCAAGATACAATAGGGTATTGTAGTCATTGGTCGGAGCCCATCGAATTTATACCTCAAAAAATGCCAGATAACTATGGAACAGCCTTAGTTATTAACGAATTATTGTGGCAATCTAAAGATGGTTTGGAGTTTATAGAAATTCATAATCCTAGTACAACAACAATTCATTTGGCTCAGTTTGAATTTAAGGCAGGTATTCATTTTAAATTTTCTGATACCGCCCTCATTAAGGGAGGAGAATATTGTGTGTTGACGAATAATTCAAAATTGTTTAAATCAGAGTACGGGTTTGAAGCCAATGGTAGTTATCAAGGGAAGCTGTCTAACAAAGGAGAGCGATTGATGTTGTACAATGCTTTTGGTGAATTGGTTGATAGTGTGCATTATGTGACGTATTGGAATGATAATACCCAAGAATGTACCTCTTTGGAACTGGTTTATACAACAGCAGACAATGCACTAGCAGCCAATTGGAATTGCTCTGTTAATGTTCAGGGAACACCAGGGCGAATTAATTCAGTTCTGAAAGAAACAAGCGATACGCTTCAGCGATTGTGGATAATGTTGAGTATTTTACTTTTGGGGGTAGGGGGATATAAGCTGAAAGGAAAAGTAATTCCTACGGTATAGTCGATAGAAAAATAAGGCACTACTTCTATTGGAGTGCCTTACTTAACGGATGTAGAATAACTAAACTAACAACAACCTCCTCCATCATAGAAGTAAGTAGATTCGGAAATGAAAATATCATCACGCTCCAAATCTAACAAGGCTTTAGCCGTTTTGTCACAAATAGCAATGGGTTGATTTTGTAATAAGGTATGCCCTTTTTGATCGTCAAAAAAGGCTTCGTTGCCGTAATAAATGGCGGTTTTCCCTGTAAATACACAAGGACCGTCAGCGGGCATAGGGTCTTTTATCGCACAAACCTCTACACTCTCGATGTAGATCAATTGATCTGTTGCATAGTGCTTGGGGTCTAAGATTCGATAGGGGCGCTTGGCGCGTATTTCGACGGTTCCAAATCCCACACTGGTAATCATATCAATATAAGATTGTAAAGGAATTGACCCACTTAGACACAGTGCACGTAGTCGATCATCGTGGCGTAATTCTTCTGGCATATGCTGCTCGCAGATTGGATCTGACATGACTAAACGTCCATGAGGCTTCAATGTACGATAGATTTCTTCTAAAGCCTTCTTAAGGTCATCTAGTTTGAAGATGTTGAACAGGCAATTTTGAGCAGCAACATCAATAGAAGCATCTTCTACGGGCAGATTTAGTGCATCTCCTTTTTTTAAATCAATGAATTCGGATTTGAACCACGGATTTAGCGTTTCAGCTTCTTTGAAGTTTTGACGGGAGGCTGTTAGCATTTCATCTACTACATCCACGCCAATAACACCAGAAGGTTGACGGTTAAAGTAGGCAAATTGGAGTAATTCCATCCCGCCACCAACACCAACATATAAAACTTTGGGATTATTAACCAAATCCCTTGGGTTGACGGTACTGCCACAACCATAGTTCATTTCCAACATAATTGAAGGAATTTCTAATCCAGGCAATTGCCAAATAGGTGTTGTCGTACAACAAAGCCCTACATCAGGTGTTTCTGCCGCCTGTTTATAGACATTTTTAGTAGTTTCTAAATAGTGTTTTTCCATAATTTGAAATTTATGAATCCTTGATAATAATTGAGAAAATAAAAATGCAGGGGACTTAGTTGTAATGTTGTAAAGCTAGTATAAAAAAACATGAGTCATCCCGAATTTTTCGGCGATGACTTTTTTTTTGGAAAAAAGATAGGAATCTACTAGATTTAATTACCACAAAAAATTAGAGATTCCTATGTATTATAATAAACTACAAGATACAGAAAATATCAATAAAGAGAATGGAGCAGGATGGACAATTTTACATCGCTCACATCAATACTTGTCTAAATTACTCTTAAAACTAGATGAAGATTTAGATAAACGTTTGGTGCGTACATTTTATAATGTATTTATAGCAGTTTTAATGTCAAGAAATCGTTCAGATGCCTTGCTATTGACCGAGTTAGGCGCCTTAGTTCTTGGTCCTAAAAAAGCTAAAGCAGGAGTAAAACGTGTGAGTAATTTATTTCGCAGTAAGAAATGGGATTACCAAATAATAGATCAACATTTAGAAGAAGAGTTTGTTGCTAGATTGGAAGATAAGCAAGAATTAGGAAAAAGTTGGTTGATGCTCTGGGATGATAGTGTACTAGAAAAGCCCGAAAGTTGGTTTAGTGAAGGGCTAAGCCCAGTACACAGTAAGAAGAGTCAACGGTTAACACGAATAAAACCAGGTTATTATGATAAGCATAAACGTATTTGTGTTCCTGGATTTGAGTGGTCGGGTGCAGTTTTAACCTCCTTGCATGCGAAGGAAGTTCCTCAAATATCTAAAATGCGTTGGTTTGCCACAAGAGGTAAACATAAAGAGGAAAGTTCGGAGATATTTTATCGGATGTTTAATGCTCTAAATAAACGTGTAGCATCTACACAAGCGGATGTGCTTCATGTCTTTGATAGAGGTTATGCCAATGGTGTTTTTGTAGAACGTATGCTCAACTTTAAAGCAAAGTTTCTAGTTCGTTGGAAAAAGCTTAATAATTTGATTGATGAAAATGGAGTGAAGAAAAATACCTATCGTCTTTCTCTGGGACAAAAAGCTAAGGATCATCGCCTAATATGGGATAATATTCGGAAAGAAACGAGAAGCGTCAAAATACTCTACCGAAAAGTAGCTCATCCATGGTTTCCCCAAACAGATTTATACCTCGTTATTGTTCGTGATAAACGCAAAGGCACTTCTCCTATGTACTTGCTAACCAATGAAGTAATTGACACTTGTGGCAAAGCATGGGAAATGTTCTATTCTTATATGAAACGATGGGATATTGAACAGGTTTTTAGATATGGAAAATCAGAGTTGGGTATGGAGTCTCCTAGGCTTTGGTTCTTTGAAAATCGTCTTAAAATGTTGATGTTAGTTACTTTGGTAATGGATTTTTTGTTTCGGATGTTGAGGAACTTTAGAGCAACTATGACTACTATCATTAATATTTGGTGTCCTAGAACAGGAAATCGGCACCGAAAGACTTCGATGCCGATTTACAGACTTAGAAAAGCCATCCATTTTATCTTAACATTTTTATTTTGTCAATGTGCTTTAGAAAATTCGGGATGACTCATGTTTTCAATACCTTATTAATGTTAATAGTTGGCTATTTTTTGCTAATCATGGTTGGATTAGTGAACAATTATTTTTTTTGAAGGATTACTTAAGTGCCTCAATTTCTGCTTTTAGTGCTTCAATTTGAGCTTGTTGTTCTTGAGTTGCTTTGATTAAAACAGGGATTAACTGTTGGTAAGTCATACCCATACGTTCCAATTCTATTCTTGTGTATTCTTCTGGTTTTGCTTCATCCAAAATTTTGTTGTCGTGCGTTTTGACTGCTTCAGGAACCAAAACCAATGCTTCTTGAGCAATCAACCCTAATTTTCTATCTCCAAAAGGATCTTGTTTTAATACATAAGAGACAGGACGCATTTTTAGTACTTCTTCTAAGCCATAGCTTAACTCTTTGATGTCTTCCTTTTCTCTTAAATCAGAAATATTAACAAAATTATCAGCATAAACATCGTCCCATCCACGTACAGTTGTAGAAAAACCTAAATCTCTATTGATGTGTGTAGTCGGAGAGAAGGCATTGTTAATAGTTGTTTCTGAGGAGTTATCCAACAAATACTCTACCGAACCTATCCCAATCGCGGTTCCTGTAGCACCAATACCACGATCAAAGTCAGCAACATAATCAACAGTTGTTCCACCTACTGTAGTTCCATTGCCATTATCAGAAAAAGTAGAAGCCGTACCAAATCGAACTAAGTTCTCATCAGCATCTAACCAAAACATATTTGTTCTTGTGTCGGACTCCATACGAACATCAGCGTTGTTATTGCCTTGCTCATTAAATACAGAAGTACCATTACCATGAATGCGGTGATTCATAGCATTGTTTTCGTAAACATCAATGATTCCATCATCAGCAGAGTCAAAAATACGAACAAGTATATCGCCACCGTTTACAGCGCCATCTCTTAGATAGATGTCATCAGAGTGGTATGAGTTGCCTAAAACATTAAATGTACCAGCAGAGGTTGCTGTTCCAACAGATACTCTGTTCATGCCTGCATCTACAAAGAACATGTTGGCATTGCCATCCGATTCTATACGGAAATTTCTATCTAGCCCTTGCTCATTGAAGATGAATTGGCTGTTAGCATCTAAATCTACAGAAGTTACCCCGTTTTCTCGAATGATAAAACGACCATCATTGCCATCGTCAATTAGTTGAGCAAGGATAGTACCTCCTGTATTTTCGTCTCGCCAGTAAACATCTCCACCGAATGCTGTGTTTCCATCATCAAAAGCAGAAAAGTGATTGATGCCATTGTCTTGAATGTGAAAATCTCCAGTATTGGATAAATTAAATACGAATTGACTATTAGGATTAGTAATGGTTGTGTTTTCAACTAATGTACCTCCCAAGCGAATTCGATCGGCACCAGCATTAACATAAAGACCGTTGTCAGCAGCAGCAGTTAGAGTAACTGTTCCTGTCGTTCCACCTCCAACAATCCCTGCACCAGCATTAACAGCAGTAATATCCCCATTAGCAGGAATAGCTTGAGTCGCCAAATCTCCATTGGCATTGGCAATAACCATGCGATTGCCTGTTCCTGCCAATGTTGAAACTCTGGTTACACCAACGACATGTAATTTTTGAGCAGGTGTGCCTGTTCCAATACCAACTCTATTAGTTCCTGCATCTGAGAAAAAGTTATTTGCATCTCCATCCGATTCAATTCTAAGGTTGCGGTCTAAGCCTTGTTCGTTGAAGATAAATTGGCTATTAGCATCTAAGTCTACTGATGTAGCTCCATTTTCTCGGATGATAAAACGACCATCGTTACCATCATCAAACAAGTTTGCTAATAGTGTACCACCAGTATTGCCATCTCTCCATTCAACGTCCCCACCAAATCTAGATGTGCCATTATCTAAGACTGTAAATTTGTTAACGCCATTGTCTTGAATATTAAAATCACCAGTATTGTTAAGGTTAAAATTCATAGCAAATGTGTTGGCAGAAACGGTTGTATTTTCGATAAGCGTACCTCCTAAGTGTATAAAGTTGCCTACATTTCGCAAACCATTTCGACCAGATTCATTTAAAGAGGCTAAATTAACGGTTCTCGTACCACCACCATCGGTAATGTTCAGATTGGTGCCAGAAAGCGAAGCACCGGTATTGTATTCGTTACCAACTACAAAGTCGGCATCGTTGACCAAAGAGGCTAAATTAACGGTTCTCGTACCACCGCCATCGGTAATGTTCAGATTGGTGCCAGAAAGCGAAGCACCAGTATTGTATTCGTTACCAACTACAAAGTCGGCATCGTTGACCAAAGAGGCTAAATTAACGGTTCTCGTACCACCACCATCGGTAATGTTCAGATTGGTGCCAGAAAGCGAAGCGCCAGTATTGTATTCGTTACCAATCACAAAGTCGGCATCGTTAACAAGAGCGGATAAATCAACTGACGTAGAAGCTCCATCTTCAATATTGATGGTTAAGTTGGTGCCTGTAAGAGTGGCACTTGTTAAGTTTTGGTTATCTGTTCCAGCGCTAGTTGATAATCGAGTCCATTGAGTACCTGCCCAATAATAAAACCCTTCTCCACCACCGCCAATTGTAGTTGCATTGGTATTCCATACTAAGAGACCTGTTGCTGGAGTAGTGACGGGGGCTGGTGAGTTGATATTGCCAATTGAAATTTGGGGGATTAATACGCCTCGGTTGGCGTCTGTAATGTGCAGTTTTGCACTTGTGTGTGGGGTGTTTGTTCCGATACCTACATTTTGGGCATTTAGACCTAGGCTTGCGCTAGCTACCAATGCAGGTATTGCAAGAAGCTTGTAAAAGTTGTTCATTTGGAGAGTGATTTAAAATATAATAATGGTTTATTTAATATTTAAGGGGAATGATTAAAAATTTAGTTTTACCGAGTAAATATAAAGAAAAAAAAATTAAAAACAAGCTATGTTTAAAAGAAATGAATTGGTTTCTTTTGTTAAGTGTTTGTAAATCAATTTATTGTTTGATTATTTGAGAGGGGGATATATTTTATGTTCGAAAAAGAAGTACATAAAATAAATAGCAATTCTTTTTTGATGAAGGAGGGAGAAAGTAGTTTTATGAATTTTGTTTTGAGATATGTTATTTTTTATTCAATTGTAGTTGAATGTTATAGTTTGTTTTTTTTGTTTATCTATTTACTTAAATTATAAATAGAAATATGTGTTCTTCTAGAGCTACTATCTAGGAGCCTTCTCAATAATTGTAGTTTAAGTAAACAACTTTGGAGTAGTGAAGTTGGGAGAGTTGGTTTATTGTTTATCGTACTTTTCTTCCTTTCCACTCGTATCGTTTGATAATATTTCCTAGTAAGCCGACTACTGAAATATACCACCAATGAAAAAACAAAGAGGGAATAAACGCTCGCATTAGTTTGGGTCGATCAAAGAAAGAAGTCATCATTCCTAGAAAAAAGAAGTCTGCAAAACCTTTGGCGATAAATTTGAAAACAAACCAAAACAGGAATAAATAATTGAAAGGAGTTAGCAAAAGATCAACAATCATACTAAGGCATAAAATCCAAACAATGGCAAGGATAACTATTGTCTGCCAATTGGTATACGCACCAGATTTGGAAGCCCAACGGATGCGTTGTTGAAGAAAGGTTTTGACAGTTGGTTTGGCATAGGTCAAGGTTTGTGCTTGCTTGTTTTTGAGATAAGCAATTTGATTCGGGTATTGTGCCGCAATTTTTTGCATCAATAGCATATCATCTCCTGAAGCTAGATGGTCAATTCCTTCAAATCCATTAACAGCATCAAAAGCAGTTCTTTCATAAGCCAAATTTGCACCATTGCATAAGTTCATAAATCGCCCTTTTATGCCTGCTCCCGAAACAGCCATCATTCCCATAAAATCTAATGTTTGAAATAACTCAAAGATTGAGTTTTCTCGATGAAAAGAAACAGGGGCAGCAATTAGCTTGGATGGATATTCTTGGTAATAACTAACGATATATTTGAGCCAGTCTGTACCCATGCTACAGTCTGCATCTGTAGTCACTATCAAGTCTCCTTTAGAATGCTGAATAGCGAATTGAATGGCTTGCTTTTTTCCTCTTTGGTTCGGTGGTAAGTTTAGTAGGTGGATATTTTTATGATGAAATGAATGGACAATATCAGCAGTTTGATCTTCGGAGTGGTCATTGACAATCCAAATATCTAATAATTCAGAAGGGTAGGACTGGGCTAAAATGGCTTCTAAGCATTGTTGAATATTATCCGCTTCGTTTCTTGCTGCAATAATAACACTAACAGTTGTTCGAAAGGAATAATTAGAGGGGATTTCCCACTCTTCTATCAAATTCCAATAAAATATGTATAATAAAATTATTACTAAGTAGCATAAAATGAGGAAGATGGATAAAGTGGAGTAGAATATAAGCATGGAAAGGAATGACAAATTTTTGGTAAAAAATTAGGTAAAAATTGACAAAAGTACTACTTTGAGAGAGCAGACAAGTAGCCTCTAAAAATAGGAATAAAATTTAATAGGATAAACATCCTATTGATTCCAAACAAAAAAAAAATTGAGTGACAAATTATAGTATTTAAAAGTATTTTTTGTAAAAAACTCAAAATAAAATTTAGGCTGTTTTTCTGATTTTAGTTAGCAAATTATTAGTAGTCAGTAGGTTGTGGTGGTGTGTTGCTAAAAGAACGCTCAAAATAAAATAGAGTATGAAGAGATTATTTATACTTACCATCTTATCTATTATATCTTTCTTGCCTACCACTCAAGCACAAGAAGACTCTTATGCGCAAGATGCTGTTCAACTGGCTGCTCGATTAGTAGCCAACCAATCTACAGGGGAAATATCTGAGCATTTAGTTTATTCTATTGAGGACGCTTTGGTTGCTATTGCGCAAAGTCCTTATGTTGCGGCAACCGCGGTTGCGCATCAATATCGTATTCACACGAGTCCAACAGCTAATGTTTCGAATATTCGAATTATTTTGGGCAGAGAAGCAGAATGGAGTGAAGCTATTTCTGAAAACCCTATTCAAAAAATCTTTCCTAACTATGAATTTTCACTAAGTGTGGTTGAAACTACGGATGCTTACGTGGTTTTAGACCTTTCTAGTGTGAGAGCAATTAATATGAAATTTATTGCTAGTCAAATTTCTTATTTGGATCATGTTTGGATGGTTGAACTCCCTAGTGCAGATTTGAATAAAGACGATATCCGACTAAAAGAAATAGAGGGTGGCTATGTGATTACTTACATTTATCACACGGGAAGTTGTGAGGGAGCTTGTGGCGATACGCATTATTGGGATTTTGAAGTCGAACACAATGGAACTGTGACTTTTTTAGGAGAACACGGAGCAGATTTGTCTATTAATTCTTTAGAAACAGAGGAAAACTTTTATTCATTACTAAAAGAATTAAGACCTTAGAAGGTTGCTTATTTAGGTGGTTCATCTTTGTGGCTGTTTTGTTGCAATTAAAATCACAAGCAAGCTCAGAAACGTTTTTATTTCAAACTCAAAAGAATGAATGGATATATCCACACTTAAATTACTTCAAGTTTTAACTCATTACGGATTACATTTTATAGCTCCTAGTATTCTTGCTTATATTTTTTTTAGAGACAAATGGCGAAAAGCATGGTTGTTAATGGCGTTGACAATTGTAGTTGATGCAGACCATTTGTTGGCTAATCCTATCTTTGATCCCAATCGATGTAGCATAGGTTTCCATCCCTTGCATACTTGGCCAGCGATGTTATTGTATTGTTTTCTGTGTTTTTTTCCAAAAACGAGAATAATAGGTTTGGGATTATTATTTCATATGTTGACCGATTATCAAGATTGTATGTGGAGTACTTATATTCAATCCTTGGATAGAACAATGCACTAATGAACGGTTGTTAATTAGGTAGTTAAGTTATAAAAAAGAAAAAAAACAGTTGTCTAACTTTTTAAAGTTTGGCAAGAATTGGCAATTTCTTGGCACAAATGAGCTGTCATCCTGATACAAAATTCTACATCTTTACCCTCGGAAATCAAAATGATTTCTAATAGTAAAAGGGGACCCAAAGGTCTAATTATTAGGATACACGAAGGGGGTTTGTGTATCCTATTTTTTTATTAAAAAAACTCCCTCTAAAAAATAGAGCGAGTTAGTATTTAGTATTATTGACTATCCTTTAAGAACGGCCAAAGGAGTTAATTGAACCATAATTTCAGCCAAATCTTTTTGATTCTCCATGACGATATCAATATCCTTATAAGCCCCCGTTGCCTCATCCAAATCCGAG
It includes:
- the arsM gene encoding arsenosugar biosynthesis arsenite methyltransferase ArsM, producing the protein MEKHYLETTKNVYKQAAETPDVGLCCTTTPIWQLPGLEIPSIMLEMNYGCGSTVNPRDLVNNPKVLYVGVGGGMELLQFAYFNRQPSGVIGVDVVDEMLTASRQNFKEAETLNPWFKSEFIDLKKGDALNLPVEDASIDVAAQNCLFNIFKLDDLKKALEEIYRTLKPHGRLVMSDPICEQHMPEELRHDDRLRALCLSGSIPLQSYIDMITSVGFGTVEIRAKRPYRILDPKHYATDQLIYIESVEVCAIKDPMPADGPCVFTGKTAIYYGNEAFFDDQKGHTLLQNQPIAICDKTAKALLDLERDDIFISESTYFYDGGGCC
- a CDS encoding tail fiber domain-containing protein — its product is MNNFYKLLAIPALVASASLGLNAQNVGIGTNTPHTSAKLHITDANRGVLIPQISIGNINSPAPVTTPATGLLVWNTNATTIGGGGEGFYYWAGTQWTRLSTSAGTDNQNLTSATLTGTNLTINIEDGASTSVDLSALVNDADFVIGNEYNTGASLSGTNLNITDGGGTRTVNLASLVNDADFVVGNEYNTGASLSGTNLNITDGGGTRTVNLASLVNDADFVVGNEYNTGASLSGTNLNITDGGGTRTVNLASLNESGRNGLRNVGNFIHLGGTLIENTTVSANTFAMNFNLNNTGDFNIQDNGVNKFTVLDNGTSRFGGDVEWRDGNTGGTLLANLFDDGNDGRFIIRENGATSVDLDANSQFIFNEQGLDRNLRIESDGDANNFFSDAGTNRVGIGTGTPAQKLHVVGVTRVSTLAGTGNRMVIANANGDLATQAIPANGDITAVNAGAGIVGGGTTGTVTLTAAADNGLYVNAGADRIRLGGTLVENTTITNPNSQFVFNLSNTGDFHIQDNGINHFSAFDDGNTAFGGDVYWRDENTGGTILAQLIDDGNDGRFIIRENGVTSVDLDANSQFIFNEQGLDRNFRIESDGNANMFFVDAGMNRVSVGTATSAGTFNVLGNSYHSDDIYLRDGAVNGGDILVRIFDSADDGIIDVYENNAMNHRIHGNGTSVFNEQGNNNADVRMESDTRTNMFWLDADENLVRFGTASTFSDNGNGTTVGGTTVDYVADFDRGIGATGTAIGIGSVEYLLDNSSETTINNAFSPTTHINRDLGFSTTVRGWDDVYADNFVNISDLREKEDIKELSYGLEEVLKMRPVSYVLKQDPFGDRKLGLIAQEALVLVPEAVKTHDNKILDEAKPEEYTRIELERMGMTYQQLIPVLIKATQEQQAQIEALKAEIEALK
- a CDS encoding glycosyltransferase, which encodes MIEEWEIPSNYSFRTTVSVIIAARNEADNIQQCLEAILAQSYPSELLDIWIVNDHSEDQTADIVHSFHHKNIHLLNLPPNQRGKKQAIQFAIQHSKGDLIVTTDADCSMGTDWLKYIVSYYQEYPSKLIAAPVSFHRENSIFELFQTLDFMGMMAVSGAGIKGRFMNLCNGANLAYERTAFDAVNGFEGIDHLASGDDMLLMQKIAAQYPNQIAYLKNKQAQTLTYAKPTVKTFLQQRIRWASKSGAYTNWQTIVILAIVWILCLSMIVDLLLTPFNYLFLFWFVFKFIAKGFADFFFLGMMTSFFDRPKLMRAFIPSLFFHWWYISVVGLLGNIIKRYEWKGRKVR
- a CDS encoding DUF6122 family protein, with amino-acid sequence MDISTLKLLQVLTHYGLHFIAPSILAYIFFRDKWRKAWLLMALTIVVDADHLLANPIFDPNRCSIGFHPLHTWPAMLLYCFLCFFPKTRIIGLGLLFHMLTDYQDCMWSTYIQSLDRTMH